The sequence AATTTCTGCTAAAAATCTGTATCTtcgaaatatatttaaaaagtttAGTGATTCCCCTATACAGCCCGGCACTGTAATTTTGtcaatttaatgatttttttatggGCTATTTCCTGCTACAGATTAATACACAATTGGTGTCACAATAAGCATTACCAGCAACAGGACATTGTATGTGAATTTGACTCAAAATGGTGTGTCTTCATGGTAATGAAATATTGTAACACCCAAAGCATTATGGCTATACTTTTAAATCTTTCTATCAGTGTCAAGTTTAGCTACACACAGTCAACACAAgtcaaaaatattaatttattgtttctttgactgtttttttgtaGATTGTAGTTGTGTTTTCAGAGTTCAAAGTTGAGATGAATGTGAATTTAGCTTTAAAGTTTTGATTTAATGCACTGCATTGGTCCCAGGTATTAAGTGATGAAGTTTTGCATGAAAAAGTGCAACTATTACAGACTGAGCAGCTACTTTGCTGCCAATAGAGTTGCATTTAAACTTGTTTATAACTTTAGAAGCTCTTGGTTTCCATCTGTTTCATGAGTTAATGTGTCCAAAAAGCATCCAGTCAGCCTAGTTTGACATCTGTTGACTCAAAGAGGAAGTAAATTCCACGACTTGAACTTatcatttctgtttaattctaaAGAGCACCACACCTTGGATTGAAATCAGTACTGCTTGAATTTCTGCCAATTTGTCGTCACTaaccatgtttgtttttgttgtttgtttttttcttacaagTAATTTGAACCACATGCTcataaacaggaagtgaatatttgtgtttttagtgtcattttaccAAACACTGATTCTCCAATATTTGCAGTGATACAAATGGGAAACTGCATTCTAAcatgaaaaatctaaatgtatTAAACCCAGAACTCTGTACGGTTTGTATCTCGCAGCTCTTTCGGGAGGTGAGGATCATGAAGATGTTGAATCATCCCAACATAGGTGAGTCAGACTGAAACACGAGTTTCCACTCTGTCATCACTCACTGACAGCCAAACTTAGTCAGTTTTTGAAGGTCATATATTCAAGCTGAATGATAATAATCCTCcttctgttttgtcttcatttctgCTTTCACTCCTTGCTCAACTCTTATTTCACTCTCCTGCGTCTCCCTCCACTTTACTCTTCCCTCCCCCTTCGTCTTTCTTTGCCTTTCTCTCTCCACCTGCAGTCAAGCTCTTTGAGGTGATAGAGACAGAGAAGACTTTGTACCTGGTAATGGAGTACGCCAGTGGAGGTAAGTGCTTGTCCCTGTGAAATCATTCCCCCTCAAGCTTGGCACTCCGTATGTTAGATAATAAGCTAATGGTCTGCAGCTAACACAAATTAATGCGCAGACTGTTGAggcttttgatttgttttgttattaGCAGTGATctcttgtttttatgtcattcatTTATAGTGCTCCTATTGAAAATAAGCTACCTTTCCATGAAAATTACTGTATGTCATTCTGTTAATCCCTTTGGAATAATCTGAATAGCAGTattcatttaccaacaaaatcggtgaaaaaataactgaatttctattattattgtgtttaagttaaatctgtaataaaaaaagagcCTTAAATAATGACAGTTTTAAGACACTGTGCTCATCCTTGAGTTCTTAAAGGACAATGTTTCATTGAGTGTCCTATTGACCCCAAATTCTGGCTTTAAGGAGACAAGTATCAGATTCCAACACTaactctgctctcctcctgttTCTGTGGTCTCCCAGGAGAGGTCTTTGATTACTTGGTGGCCCATGGCAGGATGAAGGAGAAAGAAGCCCGTGCCAAATTCAGACAGGTATGTGTTGGAAAAAAAGTGTCGACTTGTACATTTGGACCACTGCTTTGtatgttttatgtatgtttgaGGTCAAGTTGGACTGAGATTAAGAGTATAGCTTGTGTCTTGAAGAGCATTTTTTAGGAATCACGACAGATTGAAAATATGTAGTTGTCCATttatctttgttgttttaaacagcctttatagttgttttattggcttttaaTGACTATTTATCATTAAAATATCTGCTTCTTTATGATTGCTCCCAAGTGAAATCCGAATATAGagctttcagtgtgttttcatcATTGTCTGACTATTTCAACCTGTCCGTCTTGTCATCCTTTATCTCCTCTTACTCCACCCTCACCCTCTCTCACTTTCTCACTCTCCAGATTGTGTCAGCAGTGCAGTATTGCCATCAGAAGTGTATAGTACACAGAGACCTCAAGGTGAGAACACGCGTTATTGAATTACATTGAGTGTCAAAGCACGCTCCGTCTCTCTCTGAATCTCCGCATTAATCTTTATATGATTTGGCTCTCTGCTATAAAATCCTTCGACCATGAACAGGCGACGCTGAGGTTAATTGCAATGATGATATAAAGTTAAACACACATACCCCTACATGCTGCTGATCTCTTCTTATGTCTCTTATTGGTTTGGTTTTCCTCCTGTCCATTCACGTTGGTTGGTTCCAAAATCTAAACACAATGTTCACACACAGATCCAACGCTCTTCGATCATTTTTGGTATTATACAGACTCATAAATCCTCTTACTGTTCCAGCAGACAGACCTGTAGAGCAGACAAGACATTATCATGATTGCTGCTACAGTAACCATACAGGAAGCTCCCGTCTCAAAgtagatatttttttcccatgagtggtcatttttagctttttaatttacatttcagtGCTTTGACCAACGCTGTgaaacattttctgcactttcagAAGGCAGACATGGttgtcatttacaaaaaaagcagCTTGAGAAATAAGAGGTTTCTGGTGGACATACAGTTCTCATTATTGTAATGCGTGGCATCCTGCCCATTATCTTAATCTCTCCTGATCTGAGGGTTGCAATGAGAAATCCAACACAGGCTTAACTCTGGAAGATCCTGCACTGAAAGAGCAAATTCTGATGAGCGTGCATTTTGCagtcagactaaaaaaaaaaactgtgtttggGTCCCAAGATGAAAAACCCAGAATTGCTGCCATCATGTTCTATATACGGTTTGTACTGCTCTGTCTGCAATACTCAAAGTTCTTTCTCCtttcaaaaagaagaaacatcaaagagtttccttttgtcatttgagCCAACTTAAAATGTTAATCTTAATTAGAAATAGATGATTTATGCCaacgaaaaaaaaataaagccagtattcattcattttgtcgATCAGAGGTTAGAGatgatgtcagtgttttttgtatttaatgtgCATGCACACTCTCAcatacactcaaacacacacagaagctgCAGAGTATTCAGAGCAAGTGAAAAGGAGAGCGCACCTGTTGCTAGGCAACCCCAGCCTCCTTGCTCACTGGCTCACTTTAGGcttaaagacacaaacacacacacacacaggaataaACTGTGGTAGCTCACTTTGTCCATTGTGTGCTGCTTGTAGGCCTCAGACCATTATTCTGAAAGCCCTCTTTTTCACCCAGCAGTTCTTTTTTTCCGAAGAAAGGTATTTTAGACAACTGTCCGTAACAACGTAGAATCTGTTAACTTCAAACTCGTTTGCATGTCATAGACAATCTTTCTTGCGCTGACACTGGATGACAAGCTGGCCTGTTTGTTAATCGCTGTTTTTCAGCTATTCAACCCAGCTTTAAGCTTTCTGTAGCTCTGATCTTTGTGTGGAAGGAGGAAAAGGGAGAAAGGGGTTCTGTACACGTGAAAATAAATATCATACTACCATATCACCCAAAGGCAAATCTTTAGTATCTGTCCCATTTCTTGACACATGTAGTATTCAGGAAGAAAGTAGGGACTGTCTTGCAAAGGGATCACACATCACATTACTCATCAGTATGTTCATACTTTGACCCATGAGCACTTAATACTTATGTAATAATGTAGTAAATAATACAGTATTACTATTATCAGGACTCGGTCCTCAGATAGACCACACCCATCTTCCTACTCACATTTGATTTTAATCCCCACTACACACCTGTGAAGTTGTTTGACTGCATTTTGGACAGTTGAGATGCTATTGTGTTGACAAAATCTGTTcacaaataaatgtagaaacaaCTGCCAAAGTGCTCAAAAGCACTTTTGTGGTTGCTACAGTCTGCATGTCCAGGACCATATTTTGCCATGacgacacacactcacagataAACAGACTCACAAGGTGAAAACAACACTAGCTTTGCTATTGCATCTGGTGATACCTCCCTGTTTATTAATAATGGTTCCTTTTCTGCTCAGTATATGTCTTCCTGTTTCCCTTCACATAATCCTGCTCTGTTCATCATAAATCTGTCTGTCAGCCTCTAACCTCTCTCCCACCCACacactgtctgtctgcaggcAGAGAACCTGCTGCTGGACGCAGACATGAACATCAAGATAGCAGACTTTGGCTTCAGTAATGAGTTTACTCTGGGGAACAAGCTGGACACTTTCTGCGGCTCCCCGCCCTATGCAGCCCCAGAGCTCTTCCAGGGCAAGAAGTACGATGGGCCGGAGGTGGACGTCTGGAGCCTGGGAGTGATCCTGTACACACTGGTCAGCGGCTCGCTGCCCTTCGACGGACAAAACCTCAAGGTCAGGCAgaagagaaagtgtgtgtgtgtgtgtgtgtttgtgtatgcgtTCATGTGCATTACATAAGTGGATGTCTGTATTCTGTGGGTGGTTGTAGTATTTGTCATGCTGCTTTCTGTTCCTTCTGCCCTTCAGAATGCAGAAGCTGAACTCAAGAAAAAGTGAATGTGTAAAAGTTATTATATTTGAAAAGTCAGCCCAAGTATTTCACTTTCAAATGGGCGTCTCATGGTGTGCAGCACTAAACAGCCAAATACACCTGGTACTATGATCGGTTTTTAAACATCCCCAATCATTAGCCTCAGTCGTTCACACCATCTATCACACTGCAGTCAGTCAGTGGCCACATGACTCATTCTGGAGATGCAGACACATTTTAGGTGGGCGACATGACATAGAATATGATGGTGTTTATATTAACAGCCCTGcataacataaaaacataatacaGACTTTGCACTACCTGCTGCGGTTTGGAGTTTTGTTTGAAACCTACAGTACTAGTTGAACTATTTAACACTAAGCAGCCTCGTTgtcttttgatttcttttggcATGTTGTGTGAGACTGATGCACTGACAAAAAACAtggcaaaatttgtaaaatatcatGTTTCAGCACTTGAAATGATTATCTGCCATTTTGATATGAGATTTGCTGTATTGAGGTTTATGAAAATGCAGTGCCTGACAGAATAAGCCTTTTTCAAGAAACTGTCACTACATGCATTATTCTCCTCACTAAATGCATGATGGGTAACAAAAATTCTTTTAATGAGATTAGCACTATTAAAGAGTTTAATAAGTTCAGCAGAACACTATTAAGTTGTTATATGTAGATGAAATTGTTCAACTGTGATGTCATTTGTTGCTGGTGACTGATGTGGAAGCTCAAAGAATCAAAAATCAGCTTAATTAAAATACCACCAAGTTGTGTTGTGATCATCTCAACTAGATTCTTTGACGTAGCCCTGTTAGAATTTAAGCCTTCTGAGATACTGTCTGGTTTTTACTGAagtcagtgtgttttgtttaacaAAACTACAATTCATTTGGTGCTGtaactgcagctaatgtctatCTTGGCTAATTCAATCCATATCAGATTTAGCCAAATAGAGACTTGAACACAGATGAGAcacagatgtttttcttttattttttaagcattAGAAAATATCCAACATAGGCACAAGTGCACAACTGAAAATTGATTATTAATGTTGGACAGTCAAGCtgcttttttaaagttaaagaaTCTCTCGAGAGAataggcgtgtgtgtgtgttttgaggtGGATAAATGGAGTCTCCTACTAACTTCCAGTGCATTTTTCCATCTCCAGGAGCTGAGAGAGCGCGTGCTGCGTGGTAAATACAGGATTCCTTTCTATATGTCCACCGACTGTgagaacttgctcaaaaagtTCCTCATCCTGAACCCTTCCAAAAGAGGCAGCCTTGAGGTACGCCGCACTGCACATACACAAAGCACAGCATACTGACAGGATACCCAAGTAGCTAAGAAATTCTATTTATTGCAGCTGTTGAACTGACTTTACTCTATAACCCTTAAGATTTTCTGTATGTATACCTGCTACTAATGTAAATGAGTGTGCAGCACATAGAGTCCTGTACACCTGGACTTGTTTCAGCAGCTATATGTGAAATTGTTGCTGAGGTGTAAAGTGCTTTTTAAAGGCATCGTAAATACTTGTTAGTTTGAGATTCATGAGTTACTAAATGCGGTCGCACTAAATGTAGCTAGATAGTCACGTGTTTGGAGGAGAACATTACTTCGATTActggaaaatacaaaaataaacgtTATTGCCTTACCTTGCTCTTATTGTTGCTTCCTTAGATGCTGTTCTTGATCATTGTCTTGACAAGCTAAACAACTCTGTAATAACACTAAAGTAAACTCAAGCTTCAGTGTTAGAATTTAGTCTTGTGACTTTTCATTTACACCTGCTTTAGaacttgtgtgtgtttacattacGAGTGCGTCTTAATTCTGCTGTGATTGCTCACAACTTTTGTCTCATGTAAGCTGTGGAAATAATGTCCGTGATGATTTTCTGCCTTTCTATGTTATGTGTTTATATAAACAAACGCTCATCAGTGTAAAATCTGAGTTGTCACACTGCTAGTTCTGTCCTTAGGGAGACTTTTAGTAGTGGCAGTAAATATACTATACTGCTCCCATGAGAAAACCCCCGGTGAAGTAAAGTAAATAACCGATTTAATAGTAATAACCTACTCCTCTCTTGATGGTTCCTCTTTCCTGCTCTGCCATGTCACGTCCCCTTGAATCTGTCTGTTTGACTTGCTCCCAGCAGCAGATAATGAGGGACCGGTGGATGAATGTGGGCTACGAGGAGGACGAACTCAAACCCTACATTGAACCTCAGCCAGATTATAAGGACCCCAGGAGGACAGGTAGGCACAGAAACACTCCAAAATGATCAattccttcctttcttttcccacacacagacacagccgAGTGCACATGCTTCCTTCTTCTTACACGTAAGGATGGTTTATCTTTAGGAGAGTTATGGACCTACAGGAAGTCCACATTCTAATTATAAACTGGTTGTGCCCTGTGTGTGCAGACATCATGCTGCAGATGGGATTCTCTCAGGAGGAGATCCAGGACTCGCTGGTGAACCAGAAGTATAATGATGTGATGGCTACATACCTGCTTCTGGACTATAGGAACTCTGAGGTACTAAATGCACAAACTGCCAGATAATTTGCACGTTTTACTCATTTACTCACTTTATGATTGCATATAAATATGATTCAGTGTTGAGTTTTTGACTTCATGGTTAAAACGCTTGAGTATTTCTTCCTTTTCCTGCTTGTATTTAAACCTctattgtgttttctttctgtttctgtttttcagctgGATGAAGGTTGCATCAAGCCCCGACCAGGAAGTGATGTAAGCAACATAAATGCCCCCTCCCCGTCTCACAAGGTATAATGAGAACACATAACATCTTCTGCTAACGCACAATGAGGTTTCCCAACTCGATCCAGTGCCACAAGTACACTGTCTTCGGTCATGTCTTTTAACTAGAAACTCTCTGGGAATCTACTTTGGTGTGCCTTATTTTTAGGTTCTTGATCGTAGGCCTACAGTGCACATGAACTGCAGCAAACCACAGCCTTCGCGGGTGCTTGAATGTggcagtgtttctttttttttttaaatgtttaaacagcTCTATAAATGAATAGTGGCTTTAAGCATAGGTCTTGGCCCCCATACTTACATCTTAATGTGTGTAAACACGCTGTGACAGCAGCAATACTTCACTGACTTGTGTCCATCTTGTCTTCCTAAGGTACAGCGCAGTGTGTCGTCCAACCCGAAGCCTCAGAATCGCAGAGCCGACCAGGGTGAGATTGGTGTGGATCAGATTGAAATGTTAATTTGTGAGCTCAAGGATAGAAACACGATGCCGAAAGGAAAAGCTCCTTTTGAGTTTGAAATAGTTAAAGTAGAGAATAGTGCATTTTTGGGGCAcaatgtgatgatttttttttttaaagcacgtAGAAAAGTTAGAGAAGATTGTGAGGTAAAGGGTAAGGTTATTTGACTAAAGAGTAATGGACAAGTGTCGGGTAGAGCAGCAAGGGTATGATGTATGCAGGAATAAAGGTTAATGTAAGAATGATTGTGTGGGTGACAAagatgtgaaaaatgaacaagCGACAGAGGGTGAAGTGAAGAAGGCACAAGATTAATTTGAGAGTGGAGGGTTGCTAGAGCAGAAAGATTGAAAGAAATCCGTCTTGCTGATCTCTGTTAGAGTAGCATAATGAAAGGAAATATGACACACGCGAGGCAGAGCAGCAGATGGTGGCGATATCCAAGGTTTGAGCCTATTGTGATGGTCTCTCTAAAgcactctttctttttttctaggCTCCTCCTACTCCAAGAGGGGAGGCCAAGCAGACAACCGGTCTGCAGCAGAGGActctgggaggaagagttcatcAGGCAGCTCCACTACCAAGGTGCCGGCCAGCcctctggtctcctcagaccgcAAGAAGAGTGCCACGCCCTCCACCGTGAGACCCAGCACCCACACTGCTTCCGTGATAGTTCCAACATTCATGTCCTATCAAGATCAAAAGAGCAAGATTAGCGTGTTATGGTTCTTACATCACCAGTATCACAAGATACACACTCTGAGTCACGCACAAACGAAATATACACGTAATATGGGCCTGTATCAGCCATAATTTGTCTTTTGCTATGGTCCAAAGATCAAAATAAATGCTTGTTAACGATTAAGCTAAATAAAAAGAGACGACCATTAAACAATAACGGAAGTAGAAGTGTGCAACTTGTAAGTTATCATATAGAGTTGCTGTTGTGGTAGTTTGGTGTTGGACCTGTGTGATTGTCAAGTGATGTGAGTTCTACACACTCCTTTATGATGTTTTAATCTTTACATTTTGGCTTGTTGTTGTAGGAAAAGCAGAGGTGTTACtaataacatttattaatacAGTGTACCACTGACAGGACCCTGTCACTAAAGCAGCTAAAAGGAATTCAGCTATTATTAATGTAATGATGTACACCTGTGGTTCTCTTTTAATGAGCAGAGATCATATGAAAGTAGAGAGCAAAGGTTTATTGCAGAAGCATGGTAGATTCAAGTATTTTGACAGTTATACTCCAGTAGGAAGCGACATTATAGGGCAGAGTCCAAGGGGAAGTTATGAGATGAGGACACTGGTGGTTGAGCCAAAGTACAGATGGCTCATGGAGACTGGCTGAGATGCCCTGGTTAGCCCAAATAAGGTGGAGATGCTTAGGAGGATGGATGCATGATGTGAATCTAACAACATGGAAACATGGAAGAGAATAGAGCAGCAGGAATAACCCATATTTTCTGAGAGGAATGTGAGTGAGCAGATCTTCCTGTATGAATAAGCCTCATCTTCTGTGGAGGAAGTCCTGGTTTATTTTCTCAGTATTACACAGCTCTGTCAATCTCAGTCCGCAATAACTAATAAACCCCCAAGGCTGCAGTAGAACTTAGTCAACAAGCAAGggagatttttttgtcttaatgttGTCAAACCTCAGTGACTTGTGACATGTGCCTTCTGTCATTACTAGCAAATGTTTTACAAGTTTAGAATAACTACTAAGGTCTAGTTTGGACAAGAAAAGTAATCAGGCTGTCcaggggtgtttttttttttttttttttttttaaagtaacttGATTACACCAAACTGGCCAACTGTGCTCAATCTCCTACTTTAGTTAGATTGCACCTGTCATGGCAGAATGTCTTAGACTTtcatctttaatatttatgtgtGGATACTGGTGATATTATGTAATTTCTTGTATAACTCCACTGCAGCAGAGTGCTAATTTGTAATGGAAAACGCATATGTAGGAACGCAGAGCCTTTAAATTCAAAGAcactgaggtgaaaatgaagtGTAATTTTGACAGGCTACagaaaattgaatttaataCAGAAAATCCTCTGAAGGGATAATTAAGTGAAGATTTAATTAATATTCAGTAAATGAAGTTACTCTTCCTTGCTGATTGGGAATCTTGCTGAAGGCTGTTCCAGGAACACCTGGTTACCTTTAAGGACATTACTCCGTCCTTCGTCCGCTGTCCGCTCATTCTACAGTCGCAAtcatatcttttttttctgacattcttttttatttttacgcTTTCTCCCTTCAGAATAGCATCCTGTCCACCGGTACAGGTCGCAGTCGGAACTCTCCTCTGACTGAGCGAGCCACGCTGGGCCAGGGCATCCAGAACGGCAAGGACAGGTACACAAAgacgcacacaaaacacacaattacaAATAAGAGATGCTTTCAAAAGACAAGGGCAAATACACCCACATTCGATCGTTCTCACAGAcgctctttgttgtcattgacAACCCAACTAGTTGCTGTGAGGCAGCGCTGCTTCCTCACTAATGCACACATAATACAAACACACTCACCATGGTTTGTGAATGAAGCAGCCCTACAGCTGTCTCAGTGACTGAATCCCAGACCTTGGCTGGTACTCTCCAGGGCTCTGCCAGCTGGCTCAGGGAGGCCTTACCCCCGGGGTGGGGTGAGCCCTCCTGGACATGGAAATCAGGCTCTCTTGGGAATTTAGGCCAAACCTCCAGTAGATTACAGATTACCCGTGATTGTCTGATGGAGTCGTGCCAGTCAGATCACACAAGAGTTCGATGCACACGTAGAACTACAGCTTTACATAGGAAGACACACTGACCCAAATTAGTCCTTCAACTCCAACCTTTCTTTTGCTTCTTTCCTGTtactaaaaatgttctttttgatcTAAACTTGAGTGTCCGAATTGATTAAACCAGATGCTTTAAATGTATAAGCAGgtgcaaaagaacaaaattaaccATAATCTTATCTTAATAAGTAGCTGAAAGCAAGATTTAACGCGTTTCTTTGACTTATTTATCGTTTTGTTTAGCCATAAGTCAGGCTTCCCTCTTTCTCTTAAGACATTCCTTTCCCTTTCTCATTTCACTCTTCTTGAGAATAATTAATCCTCTCAGCTCTCCTTTCTTCCTCAACCACTTCAAACGAATCGGACAAAATGCATTCTGGACACCACTGGACTTCCTTTATATCTTCACGAGAATATCCAAATTAACTGCCCAGTGACGTCGTCGGTGTGAAATTCTGCAAGCGCAACGTCTGGTGTTACACAGATCATGCGTATCCACACATATGACTTGCGCCCACATCACCCATGCTTAACCAGCCATATGCTTTGTGTGCTTTTTCATTAGCATTAAACATTAAGCCATAATCCTTACTACGATGCAGTGTTCATGGTCATGGTTCATACTGCTTTATTACTTGTTCATGTATTGGTCTCAGATGACCTCCTTGTTCCCAAATTCCTGAAGAATTCATCAAATCCATGTTTTGGCTGTTAAAATCTCGTGAATTTTGATAAATTCCAGCTATTTCTATATAATCTGAGCAGCGTCACAGTGATGAGGTGGTCATCTGAGacatctttgctttttttttcttttgttttaaagcaCTGTTGGTCTGTTAGCTACGGTAGCCTCTGCTAACTTAGTTGTTGTCATCTGCTTTGATTtttaaagttgcttttttttgatCATCATTAATGCTTTGAAGTTTGGGCTTTTGTACTTgttccacccccacccccaccccccacccaccctCTCTCTtcgtttctttccttttctaattttcttaatttctttTATCTGTATCTGAGCTCTCGTCCCTCCGGAGCCTAAGTTGCACATTTTCTTGGCACCTCTTTATTCCAGCTTCcctttttccttcctttcttctcttTATATTAAtctttcttcttatttctttcatttttctcccctctctctttctctctaaGGAGATTAGAAAGACTTGTGATGGAATATTAACTCTTAGTTGCACTATATGGTCCCTGTACTCGCCTCTTAATAGGcttacaaatacacaaaaatatccaCGCACACACGGATGCTGTGCACGTACACACAAGTTTTAAACATACATGTCACACATGCTCGGACTCTTGCCACACACCGGGGGTTGTCCGGTGAATGTAGTTATTTTTCCATCACCAGTAATGCTAATCCCTGTCAGAAAGAGAGTTTGTGTTGCTCTCAGCTacgtgtttgttttctgtgtaattagcAGCTGTTGGTTGACCTCTGTAAATGTCCCTCTTTCTCTTGTTGCTCGTTCTTCTGTCTCCCTCTGGTACCACTCTCCGCTGTCccttactgtgtttttttcccagcGCGTGGATAAAGTCAAGTTACAGCTGTCAGAAATGTGCACAGCTTTGTAGCCTGTGGCAAACTGGATGAATAACAGCACTCAGGAAATAGTGTTGTTGAAGTTTATATTAGATTATACAAATAGACTTATAAAGTTCAGATGCTGCTGGTCAAACCGCACACTTATGTGTCGTCAAATTGACTTGATTTATTCAATTTACCAtcatataaacacaaaaaacagcaaatctttACATTTGTGTAGCTGCAATCAGTGGATATTTGgcatttctgtttaaaaaaccCTGAGCTACTCTTTCCAGTACTGTGatagtaaaaaaaatggaatctaATAAATTATATGTTTGCAAGATTTgaccaaaaaataagaaacaaagcaGATATTTATTCACTCAGAGGGGAATTGTAAGAAAAATGTGGTTTGAGTTGTACTTACTGCACTATAAAATATCTTAATAGTGTTTTTCCAATACTAGGGAATGAATATTAGGGTGCCCCGATTGAGTTTAGCCCGACTTTATCTACACGATTTGTCTCTTTGTACATGTTCAGTCTGTCTTATCCAATAGAAAAGCTTGTGTTAAAGTTGGTCTCTTATGCTCTCTGCCTTTTGTGTCAGGTGGGTTTTACTAGGAAAGATGAAGGCACAAGAACACAGTCAGCCTTTGATTGTGGTTTGTGATTTCTCTTTGTGAAACCACGATGaagcagtaaaaagaaaaaaagagaccaaCTCTCCTTCTTTGTTTGAGTcccttttatttttactgcatgtgttctctgtctcttttgtatCTACTTCCTGTGTTCTTCCTCCTGTGTTCctgttctctctctgctcttctcTCCCGCCCCCCCCACCTTCCCCTTGTACTGTGTTTGATAAGAAGTGCTGCTTCTAACCATACTCCACCTCACCTCCCTGCCCATCCACACACGAACCCCGcccggtgtgtttgtgtgttttgttt comes from Amphiprion ocellaris isolate individual 3 ecotype Okinawa chromosome 23, ASM2253959v1, whole genome shotgun sequence and encodes:
- the mark2b gene encoding serine/threonine-protein kinase MARK2 isoform X4, whose protein sequence is MSTRIPLVQVIENSAGQESKSGRSSMPRCRNSVATTTSDEQPHIGNYRLLKTIGKGNFAKVKLARHVLTGKEVAVKIIDKTQLNSSSLQKLFREVRIMKMLNHPNIVKLFEVIETEKTLYLVMEYASGGEVFDYLVAHGRMKEKEARAKFRQIVSAVQYCHQKCIVHRDLKAENLLLDADMNIKIADFGFSNEFTLGNKLDTFCGSPPYAAPELFQGKKYDGPEVDVWSLGVILYTLVSGSLPFDGQNLKELRERVLRGKYRIPFYMSTDCENLLKKFLILNPSKRGSLEQQIMRDRWMNVGYEEDELKPYIEPQPDYKDPRRTDIMLQMGFSQEEIQDSLVNQKYNDVMATYLLLDYRNSELDEGCIKPRPGSDVSNINAPSPSHKVQRSVSSNPKPQNRRADQGSSYSKRGGQADNRSAAEDSGRKSSSGSSTTKVPASPLVSSDRKKSATPSTNSILSTGTGRSRNSPLTERATLGQGIQNGKDSLNIAGSRASTASAAAVLSSSSSSSRPRHHKSLSSSNHPCPSDLHTPRSSAPPQRAPGASPSAHNISTAAVSDRANFKRGEGIRNTFHAGQQRGARDQQGSAYVGGPASPSLSHGNSQARRTHGATGIFSKFTSKFVRKSPYEGEGRDEGSRSVLSSTVDKSEKTSGGVLSSSSNNDENNSSPGSGNTGGTGTPPAIASQKDSAKPRSLRFTWSMKTTSSMEPMEMMREIRKVLDSNSCEYELRERYMLLCVSGNPARDDFVQWEMEVCKLPRLSLNGVRFKRISGTSIAFKNIASKIANELKL
- the mark2b gene encoding serine/threonine-protein kinase MARK2 isoform X5, which codes for MSTRIPLVQVIENSAGQESKSGRSSMPRCRNSVATTTSDEQPHIGNYRLLKTIGKGNFAKVKLARHVLTGKEVAVKIIDKTQLNSSSLQKLFREVRIMKMLNHPNIVKLFEVIETEKTLYLVMEYASGGEVFDYLVAHGRMKEKEARAKFRQIVSAVQYCHQKCIVHRDLKAENLLLDADMNIKIADFGFSNEFTLGNKLDTFCGSPPYAAPELFQGKKYDGPEVDVWSLGVILYTLVSGSLPFDGQNLKELRERVLRGKYRIPFYMSTDCENLLKKFLILNPSKRGSLEQQIMRDRWMNVGYEEDELKPYIEPQPDYKDPRRTDIMLQMGFSQEEIQDSLVNQKYNDVMATYLLLDYRNSELDEGCIKPRPGSDVSNINAPSPSHKVQRSVSSNPKPQNRRADQGSSYSKRGGQADNRSAAEDSGRKSSSGSSTTKVPASPLVSSDRKKSATPSTNSILSTGTGRSRNSPLTERATLGQGIQNGKDSLNIAGSRASTASAAAVLSSSSSSSRPRHHKSLSSSNHPCPSDLHTPRSSAPPQRAPGASPSAHNISTAAVSDRANFKRGEGIRNTFHAGQQRGARDQQGSAYVGGPASPSLSHGNSQARRTHGATGIFSKFTSKFVRNPYEGEGRDEGSRSVLSSTVDKSEKTSGGVLSSSSNNDENNSSPGSGNTGGTGTPPAIASQKDSAKPRSLRFTWSMKTTSSMEPMEMMREIRKVLDSNSCEYELRERYMLLCVSGNPARDDFVQWEMEVCKLPRLSLNGVRFKRISGTSIAFKNIASKIANELKL
- the mark2b gene encoding serine/threonine-protein kinase MARK2 isoform X10, whose translation is MSTRIPLVQVIENSAGQESKSGRSSMPRCRNSVATTTSDEQPHIGNYRLLKTIGKGNFAKVKLARHVLTGKEVAVKIIDKTQLNSSSLQKLFREVRIMKMLNHPNIVKLFEVIETEKTLYLVMEYASGGEVFDYLVAHGRMKEKEARAKFRQIVSAVQYCHQKCIVHRDLKAENLLLDADMNIKIADFGFSNEFTLGNKLDTFCGSPPYAAPELFQGKKYDGPEVDVWSLGVILYTLVSGSLPFDGQNLKELRERVLRGKYRIPFYMSTDCENLLKKFLILNPSKRGSLEQIMRDRWMNVGYEEDELKPYIEPQPDYKDPRRTDIMLQMGFSQEEIQDSLVNQKYNDVMATYLLLDYRNSELDEGCIKPRPGSDVSNINAPSPSHKVQRSVSSNPKPQNRRADQGSSYSKRGGQADNRSAAEDSGRKSSSGSSTTKVPASPLVSSDRKKSATPSTNSILSTGTGRSRNSPLTERATLGQGIQNGKDSAPPQRAPGASPSAHNISTAAVSDRANFKRGEGIRNTFHAGQQRGARDQQGSAYVGGPASPSLSHGNSQARRTHGATGIFSKFTSKFVRKNLSFRFPRRSPYEGEGRDEGSRSVLSSTVDKSEKTSGGVLSSSSNNDENNSSPGSGNTGGTGTPPAIASQKDSAKPRSLRFTWSMKTTSSMEPMEMMREIRKVLDSNSCEYELRERYMLLCVSGNPARDDFVQWEMEVCKLPRLSLNGVRFKRISGTSIAFKNIASKIANELKL